Proteins from a genomic interval of Chroococcidiopsis thermalis PCC 7203:
- a CDS encoding nuclear transport factor 2 family protein, with protein MSSNQQQFLQNLYNAFNKREIETIISFMQPDVKWANGMEGGFVYGRDAVREYWTNQFKIIQPQLEPLNYETDDNNRDVVTVHQIIRDLQGNLLADMTVRQIFTIENNLISLYELGESETIQATIQKAGTSN; from the coding sequence ATGAGTTCAAATCAACAACAATTTCTACAAAATCTTTACAATGCTTTCAACAAGCGCGAAATTGAAACAATCATTTCGTTTATGCAACCGGACGTAAAATGGGCGAACGGAATGGAAGGCGGTTTCGTTTACGGGCGCGACGCAGTGCGCGAGTATTGGACGAATCAATTCAAGATTATTCAACCGCAACTCGAACCATTAAATTACGAAACGGATGATAACAATAGAGATGTCGTAACAGTTCATCAAATCATTAGAGATTTGCAAGGCAATTTGCTCGCGGATATGACTGTTCGGCAAATCTTCACAATCGAGAACAATTTGATAAGTCTTTATGAACTCGGCGAGAGCGAAACAATACAAGCGACAATTCAGAAGGCTGGAACATCCAATTAG